From Flexistipes sp., one genomic window encodes:
- a CDS encoding tRNA (cytidine(34)-2'-O)-methyltransferase, which translates to MKIVLVNPEIPQNTGNIARLSAGLGVELILAGKRGFSLEDRYLKRAGLDYWEHVKLKCIDDINELETLINKTENTAFISKFGQKLYTDIPISDSGEALLIFGNETGGLPSRFHEKYNHLMYRIPMSGKIRSLNIANSVAIVTYDYFRRNGFHSLS; encoded by the coding sequence ATGAAAATAGTATTGGTAAATCCGGAAATACCACAAAATACGGGAAATATCGCACGATTAAGCGCAGGGCTTGGAGTGGAGCTGATATTGGCAGGCAAAAGGGGGTTTTCTCTGGAAGACAGATATCTGAAGAGGGCAGGTCTTGACTATTGGGAGCATGTAAAGCTTAAATGTATCGATGATATCAATGAGCTGGAAACATTGATAAACAAAACGGAAAACACAGCTTTTATATCTAAATTCGGTCAGAAGCTTTACACTGATATTCCGATATCTGATTCCGGAGAAGCATTATTGATTTTTGGTAATGAAACAGGCGGACTTCCTTCCCGTTTTCACGAAAAGTATAACCATCTTATGTACCGAATACCCATGAGTGGTAAAATCAGAAGTCTTAATATTGCCAACAGCGTTGCTATAGTAACTTATGATTACTTCAGGAGAAACGGTTTTCATTCATTATCATGA